Part of the Notamacropus eugenii isolate mMacEug1 chromosome 5, mMacEug1.pri_v2, whole genome shotgun sequence genome is shown below.
TTGTGTCTGGAGAATAGTCACAGTGGACTATGTACATATGGAGACATTAGGTCAGGGAATGTGCATGGAGGGACACATACAGGCAACACAGGGCATTATGGCACATGCATGAAGAGGGCATTCCATGCCTCTGACTCTGTTGGGATGTCAATATTTTATGATGGTGTCATTTTGCTCTTTTCATTGGCCCTCCATTGCTCCATGAAGTGTCATCATCATGACAGTAACATGGACATTCCTGtgtattaggaagattaatttggcagtTGCACAGAGGATGGGTTAGAGGGTTATGCATTATGTGAATTCATGGATGTATTGTGATCTGGGCCACTAGAGGGAACAATCAAGCCAGTGGGATCACATGTCCATCTAACTGAGTTCTCTAAAATAcaggtgtgtgtatacacacaatatatgtatgtttgtatatatgtgtacatatatgcatatacacacatatatagatatatagattatctatctaatttatttaaaatcaatTGATCTAACTctaaagaagaggggaaaataatGGTTCCACAAGATTTCACTGCTTTTGTACAATCCAACTGGAAGACATTGAATAGATGGCAATGCTTAGCATTATCTAGAATATGAACAACCATCTTTGTTCATGTCTAATACAGTTTTCCTGATCTAATATCCTTTTCCAGGTACTAGCTTTCTCAATGCCCCCTTTACATCCTTGTTCCTCAGGGTATAGATGAGGGGATTTAGCAGGGGTGTGACCACAGtgtaaaaaagggaaacaaacttCCCCTGGTCTTTGGACTTACTTTTAACTGGCTGGAGATACATGAAAGTGATGGTCCCATAGAAAATGATTACAACCACCAGGTGAGATGAACAAGTCCCAAATGCTTTACGACGTCCTGTTGCGGATTTGATCCTCAGTATGGCCTGAGTGATGTAGCCATAGGAGAtcagaatgagagagacaggTACCACGAGAAAGACTACAGAGGCCACAAAAAGCTCATCTTCATTAAAAGTAGTGTCTACACATGCCAGCTTGATCAAGACTGGCACCTCACAGAAGATGTGGTCAAGCTTGTTATGACCACATAGCGGGAGCTGTATAGTGAGAGAGCACTGGATCAAAGAGGTAGCAAGGCCACTGAGCCAGGCTGTGGCAGCCAGTGACAGGCAGAGCCGAGGATGCATGATGACTGCATAGTGAAGAGGGCGGCAGACTGCTGCATAGCGATCATAGGCCATGACAACTAAGAGAATGCACTCAGTGGATCCCAGTCCTAAGGCCACATAGAGTTGTGCTACACAGCCAACATAGCTCATAGTTTTGTTCTTGCTTCTCATTGTGAACAATAACTGTGGGGCCACAGTGGTAGTTAAACAGAGGTCCACAAAGGACAAATTAGTGAGGAAGAAGTACATTGGGGTGTGCAATCTGGTGTCTATGCTAGAAACCAAAATTATGGTTATATTTCCCACCAGGTTCAAGATGTAGAAGATCAAGATGGCCACAAACAGAATTATCTCTAACTGGGGCTTATCAGAGAAGCCCAAGAGAATGAAGCCCCCTGGAAAGCTGTTGTTTGTCTGCATTGATCGTCAGTTTTGAGTTCTTATTGAGACCCTAAAAGTAGAATGAAATGTTGTTAATGCACTGACAAAAGGAAACAGTGATGCTAAGTCAAGTCAAGAActctttattaagtactttctatgtaccaggtgctgtgATAAGTGATGGgggtataaagaaaggcaaaaatgatcCCTCACCTCAAGGAATTCATAGTTtaatagagaagacaacatgtaaataactctATACAAATaaaagacatatatgtgtgtgtgtgttgctttgGGCTTCAATTGTGTATCTCTTGGCTTTTGTTTCCCCATGTGTAGAATGAGtggttaaaatatattttatctaaaATACCTTTAATTTTGAAGGTTCCATGACTCCTTAAGTAGTCAAtcttctatgaaaaaaaatcatttgagtCAATTGATTTACCATACCCCTAAGAACAGAT
Proteins encoded:
- the LOC140508487 gene encoding olfactory receptor 2G6-like, encoding MQTNNSFPGGFILLGFSDKPQLEIILFVAILIFYILNLVGNITIILVSSIDTRLHTPMYFFLTNLSFVDLCLTTTVAPQLLFTMRSKNKTMSYVGCVAQLYVALGLGSTECILLVVMAYDRYAAVCRPLHYAVIMHPRLCLSLAATAWLSGLATSLIQCSLTIQLPLCGHNKLDHIFCEVPVLIKLACVDTTFNEDELFVASVVFLVVPVSLILISYGYITQAILRIKSATGRRKAFGTCSSHLVVVIIFYGTITFMYLQPVKSKSKDQGKFVSLFYTVVTPLLNPLIYTLRNKDVKGALRKLVPGKGY